One genomic window of Haloferax mediterranei ATCC 33500 includes the following:
- a CDS encoding S8 family serine peptidase, which yields MEQTRRRFIKTAAAAAGGLSMATSPVVANGVRENHFLVDTRSADSEAWREQVEIVDEADAVQFASVKGDESDLEGFGLDFAPEIEFSIEPPEVKGVSPDDVPDKLPETGQFDATQEAEDGIPEPHPYQWSKRSQNVKALHEDGITGDGATIAIVDSGIDPDHPDLVVDTERSGNFSLDDSIGTSDDSSHGTHCAGISAANGSRASEGGPYVVGVAPDAVLLDMKVFPFKSSASILSAVTTAVDNGADAINLSLGPGSPVGPSVSQHLSVKSYRRVGEYARKNGAILIEAAGNDDTNIDEFEPQITNAGKGSQSGWVTVSATGPYSEAPSYMDAPKDLDENGNPDYGTILPVHTPSDYTNYGPKSLDVSAPGGNAGYRGTLFDGVMSTLSPKVDNYGFVRIGPGGGSAGLVGSGMYGTLHGTSMAAPHVTGLAALIMAEYPDAAPDQVKAHIKNTAKHIDATYSNSNYFTDEPTDRDDYDDGMLEDPYDSKTFRGAGHIDIERAGRKSIPFPGGVEVDGQTVYPADPDDDGLYEDVNGDGVVDMKDAELLYQIALEDAVDSEATAFDFDGNGRFDMNDVQELIRRVE from the coding sequence ATGGAGCAGACACGTCGAAGATTTATCAAGACAGCTGCGGCCGCAGCAGGTGGCCTGTCGATGGCAACGTCTCCGGTTGTCGCAAACGGCGTCCGCGAGAACCACTTCCTCGTCGATACGCGTTCGGCAGATTCGGAAGCGTGGCGTGAACAAGTAGAGATTGTCGACGAAGCCGACGCGGTTCAATTTGCATCGGTGAAAGGAGACGAAAGTGACCTCGAAGGCTTCGGGCTCGATTTCGCACCGGAAATCGAATTCTCTATCGAACCGCCGGAAGTCAAAGGCGTCTCACCCGACGACGTTCCGGACAAACTCCCCGAAACCGGACAGTTCGACGCCACACAGGAGGCCGAAGACGGGATTCCGGAGCCACACCCATACCAGTGGTCGAAACGCAGTCAGAACGTCAAAGCGCTCCACGAGGATGGCATCACGGGTGACGGGGCGACGATTGCGATTGTCGATTCCGGTATCGACCCAGACCACCCGGACCTCGTCGTCGACACGGAACGCTCCGGGAATTTCTCGCTGGACGATTCTATCGGCACCAGCGACGACAGCAGCCACGGAACGCACTGTGCCGGAATCTCCGCCGCAAACGGGAGCCGTGCTTCTGAGGGCGGTCCGTACGTCGTCGGCGTCGCACCCGATGCCGTCCTCTTGGACATGAAGGTGTTCCCGTTCAAATCCAGCGCCTCGATTCTGAGCGCCGTGACGACGGCCGTCGACAACGGTGCCGATGCGATTAATCTGAGCCTCGGCCCGGGCAGTCCCGTGGGGCCGAGCGTCAGCCAGCATCTGAGTGTTAAATCGTACCGTCGCGTCGGCGAGTACGCACGCAAAAACGGCGCGATACTCATCGAGGCGGCCGGAAACGACGACACGAACATCGACGAGTTCGAGCCCCAGATTACGAACGCCGGAAAGGGCAGCCAGTCCGGTTGGGTGACGGTGTCTGCGACCGGACCGTACTCAGAGGCGCCCTCGTACATGGATGCACCGAAGGACCTAGACGAAAACGGGAACCCCGACTACGGTACGATTTTACCGGTTCACACGCCGTCAGATTACACGAACTACGGTCCCAAATCGCTTGACGTGAGCGCACCGGGCGGGAACGCCGGATACCGCGGGACGCTGTTCGACGGCGTCATGAGTACGCTCTCACCGAAGGTCGACAACTATGGGTTCGTCCGTATCGGTCCTGGCGGAGGGTCGGCGGGCCTTGTCGGCTCCGGAATGTACGGGACGCTCCACGGAACGAGCATGGCCGCCCCGCACGTCACGGGGCTTGCTGCGCTCATTATGGCCGAATACCCAGATGCTGCCCCAGACCAGGTGAAAGCACACATCAAGAATACGGCTAAACACATCGACGCGACCTACTCGAATTCGAATTACTTCACGGACGAACCCACCGACAGGGACGACTACGACGACGGTATGCTCGAAGACCCGTACGACTCGAAGACGTTCCGCGGCGCTGGACATATCGACATCGAGCGCGCGGGAAGAAAATCGATTCCCTTCCCCGGTGGAGTCGAAGTCGACGGCCAGACGGTCTACCCCGCCGACCCTGACGACGACGGTCTCTACGAAGACGTCAACGGCGACGGGGTCGTCGATATGAAAGACGCCGAGTTGCTCTATCAAATCGCACTCGAAGACGCCGTCGATTCCGAAGCAACGGCGTTCGACTTCGACGGTAACGGCCGGTTCGATATGAACGACGTGCAGGAACTGATTCGCCGAGTCGAGTAG
- the glmU gene encoding bifunctional sugar-1-phosphate nucleotidylyltransferase/acetyltransferase, which produces MRPLTERRAKPMLPVADKPLAAHTAATAVDAGASRLIIVVGYESEAVREYFGEEYAGVPVEYAEQTEQRGTADAVRAAEPHLDDGPFAVLNGDALYDEPSLTRLYESAPAVGSYRVDDPTQYGVLYTDETGDDTRVTGVIEKPADPPSNLINTGAYVFPDDAQAWLEVGESERGELELTDVLERACEESTVTAVPFERWLDVGRPWELLEANEWKVGEVTRTLTGEVHDDADIRGDVVVEAGATVDAGVVIEGPALIRRGATVGPNAYIRGNTLVAEDAKVGHSVEIKNSVLMAGATVGHLSYVGDSVLGRDVNFGAGTTVANLRHDDEPVKTPVKGDLTSTGRRKFGVVCGDDVKTAIQTSLNAGVKLDCDATTTLGEVVLRDKSE; this is translated from the coding sequence ATGCGGCCGCTCACCGAGCGCCGTGCGAAGCCGATGCTCCCCGTTGCGGACAAACCGCTGGCCGCGCACACCGCCGCAACCGCCGTTGATGCCGGCGCATCGCGTCTCATCATCGTCGTCGGCTACGAATCCGAAGCCGTGCGCGAGTACTTCGGTGAGGAGTACGCGGGCGTCCCCGTCGAGTACGCCGAACAGACCGAACAGCGAGGAACGGCCGATGCCGTCCGCGCCGCCGAACCACACCTCGACGACGGTCCCTTCGCCGTGCTGAATGGCGACGCCCTCTACGACGAACCGTCGCTCACACGGCTGTACGAGTCCGCCCCCGCAGTCGGGTCGTACCGCGTCGACGACCCAACCCAGTACGGTGTCCTCTACACCGACGAGACTGGCGACGATACCCGCGTCACGGGCGTCATCGAAAAGCCCGCAGACCCGCCGTCGAATCTCATCAACACGGGAGCGTACGTCTTCCCCGACGATGCACAAGCGTGGTTGGAGGTCGGCGAAAGCGAGCGTGGCGAACTCGAACTGACTGACGTCCTCGAACGCGCGTGTGAGGAGTCGACTGTGACGGCTGTCCCGTTCGAGCGCTGGTTGGACGTTGGCCGGCCGTGGGAACTCCTCGAAGCCAACGAGTGGAAAGTCGGCGAGGTCACTCGCACGCTCACCGGCGAGGTCCACGACGACGCCGACATCCGCGGCGATGTTGTCGTCGAAGCGGGCGCAACCGTCGATGCGGGCGTCGTCATCGAGGGACCGGCTCTCATCCGTCGTGGGGCGACCGTCGGCCCGAACGCGTACATCCGCGGGAACACGCTCGTCGCGGAAGACGCGAAGGTTGGTCACAGCGTCGAAATCAAGAATAGCGTCCTGATGGCGGGTGCAACCGTCGGTCACCTCTCCTATGTCGGCGACAGCGTCCTCGGACGCGACGTGAACTTCGGTGCGGGAACGACCGTTGCGAACCTGCGCCACGACGACGAACCCGTGAAGACGCCCGTCAAAGGAGACCTCACCTCGACCGGCCGTCGCAAGTTCGGCGTCGTCTGCGGCGACGACGTGAAGACCGCGATTCAGACCAGCCTCAACGCGGGCGTGAAATTAGACTGCGACGCGACGACAACGCTCGGGGAAGTCGTGCTTCGGGATAAATCCGAGTAG
- a CDS encoding GbsR/MarR family transcriptional regulator: MTADAYDDAKVEIADAMARTAEMYGLNRSYGHIYGLLYFVGEPMSLDELVAESGYAKSTVSNAMSALEPYHLVRRQSSPGEGRKVYFEAETDFWTVMQEFLEQQGRREIRIMTRALETAQETLDNAPETEQTAQAQARIADLQHFYDQSEQLLSFFTNVSLDEFLAVAAEVEARDSTGDDS; the protein is encoded by the coding sequence ATGACCGCCGACGCATACGACGACGCAAAGGTCGAAATCGCCGATGCGATGGCCCGAACAGCGGAGATGTACGGGCTCAACCGGAGCTACGGGCACATCTACGGACTGCTGTACTTCGTGGGGGAACCCATGTCGCTCGACGAGTTAGTTGCCGAATCGGGCTACGCCAAATCGACCGTGAGCAACGCCATGTCCGCGTTAGAACCGTATCACCTCGTCCGTCGGCAGTCGAGTCCCGGTGAGGGCCGGAAAGTGTACTTCGAGGCCGAGACGGACTTCTGGACAGTTATGCAGGAATTTCTCGAACAGCAGGGTCGCCGCGAGATTCGAATCATGACGCGGGCGCTCGAAACGGCACAGGAGACGCTCGACAACGCGCCCGAGACGGAACAGACGGCACAGGCGCAAGCGCGGATTGCGGACCTCCAACACTTCTACGACCAGTCCGAACAGCTACTTTCGTTTTTCACGAACGTCTCACTCGACGAGTTCCTCGCCGTCGCCGCCGAAGTCGAGGCGCGCGACTCGACGGGCGACGACTCGTAG
- a CDS encoding 5'-nucleotidase C-terminal domain-containing protein — MLPTGVASAAADTDITALETTNQFAMDEAAGPADVSITELQSNTTDGDASAYEGQVVNTSGTVTATNANGFFLQDASADDVQHSGVYVYTGGAPSVAPGDVVDVEAPVKEYNGLTELDLTGDNATVSTTGSESVPEATPISTADAAQEAYEGVFVNVTDLEVTKTPGQYGEWAVTDGSSAIAVDDKTTGDETTPSENGSTIDAIEGPVFYSFGAFKLQPATVSNLTAPGTGGGDGGDGGSGDGSDNTTSPNETTITLVGYNDIGKAAAGSGDDELGRMITLIEQQRANADGPVFVAGGGDELSPHALRNYDGLDKPYEPPVTALNLINPDAEVVQNHELDYDEDAGANDFAVFEAISNESTYPWLLANVVHEDTGKNLPGTQNYTVVERDGVRVGFFGLTDEAINAKTDGVMERNGYKVLDPTTAAQRTTNTLRNEENVDVVVALAPLGIPDSKQLARDVDGMDALISGDDHQRYSPQQTDGVLIGETSGKASAIMSMKLTVEDGTVTDSSGELVDVTTNTSRNETWKNYINPLREEYLNTKLATAVMPEHTGVGSSYTDDSATGHLVTDGVRNYTGADVAVTNAGGIRDTLYPTDKYGAGETFNITRGMVTSTHSFGNTIVVVEVTGAELREVVKSQITPLGMENQYGTQTQEQVSGVTFEWVPHSDSASPSEGDATVQDLTVNGEPVNDSETYTLAVNSYIADGGSSYPLADAPRVKVYNETTMAEGVIGYLQNRSTIEAVEVDTESDDRMRRVDTVVDASAVDMSASNGQTPFTIDAPSRVTGVDGAAAFADRNGTYVTTTNVTYDGQSGTVTVTVPTDELAAFETAPLAPNSGIDLYVDYTDSEYSSQYENFDTAVLNVDLETGSPTPTPSQSVALAIGDSDGPVPLGDEREFEITASDVEQGIGAYEMTVTVGDAEVARITDVSFASEPGFSEVHISENGTSADIAVAGAEASASDEQVLATVSVEGVTLNESTTLELTPTAGPYAQNGSSYGVSEIDNRQVTVEPGDVTGNGQKMADPDGDGTFEDINGDGSVDIIDAQALFVNRESDTMQSNVDAFDLNDDGKVNVGDVQRLFYGADV; from the coding sequence ATGCTCCCCACAGGCGTGGCGAGCGCGGCGGCGGACACTGACATCACTGCACTCGAAACCACCAATCAGTTCGCGATGGACGAAGCCGCCGGACCAGCCGACGTGTCCATCACCGAACTCCAGTCGAATACGACCGATGGCGACGCCTCGGCCTACGAAGGTCAGGTCGTCAACACCTCGGGAACCGTCACAGCAACCAACGCCAATGGCTTCTTCTTGCAGGACGCGTCCGCGGACGATGTTCAGCACAGCGGCGTGTACGTCTACACCGGCGGCGCGCCGAGTGTCGCACCCGGCGATGTCGTGGACGTGGAAGCTCCCGTAAAGGAGTACAACGGACTCACGGAACTCGACCTGACGGGCGACAACGCCACGGTGTCGACGACCGGCAGTGAGTCCGTCCCTGAAGCGACGCCCATCTCCACGGCGGACGCCGCACAGGAAGCCTACGAGGGCGTCTTCGTCAACGTGACCGACCTCGAAGTCACGAAAACGCCCGGCCAGTACGGCGAGTGGGCAGTCACCGACGGCTCGTCAGCCATCGCCGTGGACGACAAGACGACCGGCGACGAGACCACGCCGAGCGAGAATGGAAGCACCATCGACGCCATCGAAGGCCCGGTGTTCTACAGCTTCGGCGCGTTCAAGCTTCAGCCTGCGACCGTTTCGAACCTGACCGCCCCGGGAACCGGCGGCGGCGATGGCGGCGACGGGGGAAGCGGAGACGGTTCCGATAACACCACGAGTCCGAACGAGACGACGATTACGCTCGTCGGCTACAACGACATCGGCAAGGCCGCGGCCGGTTCGGGCGACGACGAACTCGGCCGGATGATTACGCTCATCGAACAACAGCGCGCCAACGCGGACGGTCCCGTGTTCGTCGCCGGCGGCGGCGACGAACTGAGTCCGCACGCCCTCCGCAACTACGACGGCCTCGACAAGCCCTACGAACCGCCGGTAACGGCGCTGAACCTCATCAACCCCGACGCTGAGGTCGTCCAGAATCACGAACTCGACTACGACGAAGACGCCGGGGCCAACGACTTCGCCGTCTTCGAAGCAATCTCCAACGAATCCACCTACCCGTGGTTGCTCGCCAACGTGGTTCACGAGGACACCGGCAAGAACCTCCCAGGAACCCAGAACTACACCGTCGTCGAGCGCGACGGTGTCCGCGTCGGCTTCTTCGGACTCACCGACGAGGCTATCAACGCCAAGACAGACGGCGTCATGGAGCGCAACGGCTACAAAGTCCTCGACCCGACGACGGCCGCACAGCGGACGACGAACACCCTCCGCAACGAGGAGAACGTCGATGTCGTCGTCGCGCTCGCGCCGCTCGGCATTCCGGACTCGAAGCAACTCGCACGGGACGTCGACGGGATGGACGCGCTCATCTCCGGCGACGACCACCAGCGTTACTCCCCGCAGCAGACCGACGGCGTCCTCATCGGCGAGACGAGCGGGAAGGCAAGCGCCATCATGTCGATGAAGCTCACCGTCGAAGACGGCACAGTCACCGATTCGTCGGGCGAACTTGTCGACGTGACGACCAACACGTCCCGCAACGAGACGTGGAAGAACTACATCAACCCGCTCCGCGAGGAGTACCTCAACACGAAGCTCGCAACGGCGGTCATGCCGGAACACACGGGTGTCGGCTCTAGCTACACCGACGACTCCGCCACGGGCCACCTCGTCACTGACGGGGTTCGAAATTACACCGGCGCTGACGTGGCCGTGACGAACGCCGGCGGCATCCGTGACACGCTCTACCCGACCGACAAATACGGCGCGGGTGAGACGTTCAACATCACCCGCGGGATGGTCACCTCGACTCACTCGTTCGGAAACACCATCGTCGTCGTGGAAGTGACGGGCGCGGAACTCCGCGAGGTCGTCAAGAGCCAAATCACGCCGCTCGGTATGGAGAACCAGTACGGCACACAAACCCAAGAACAGGTAAGCGGCGTCACCTTCGAATGGGTTCCGCACTCCGACAGCGCGTCCCCAAGTGAGGGCGATGCGACCGTACAGGACCTCACGGTGAACGGCGAACCCGTCAACGACTCCGAGACGTACACGCTCGCAGTCAACTCCTACATCGCCGACGGCGGCAGTAGCTACCCACTCGCCGACGCTCCGCGCGTGAAGGTGTACAACGAGACGACGATGGCCGAAGGTGTCATCGGCTACCTCCAGAACCGAAGCACAATCGAAGCCGTCGAAGTCGATACCGAGTCCGACGACCGGATGCGCCGCGTCGACACGGTCGTCGACGCCTCAGCAGTCGACATGTCCGCATCGAACGGCCAGACGCCGTTCACCATCGACGCCCCCTCGCGTGTGACCGGCGTCGACGGCGCGGCAGCGTTCGCCGACCGCAACGGTACGTACGTCACGACGACGAACGTCACCTACGACGGCCAGTCCGGTACGGTGACTGTGACGGTCCCGACTGACGAATTGGCCGCCTTCGAGACGGCCCCGCTCGCGCCTAACTCGGGTATCGACCTCTACGTCGACTACACCGACAGCGAGTATTCGAGTCAGTACGAGAACTTCGACACCGCAGTGTTGAATGTCGACCTCGAAACCGGGTCGCCGACGCCGACACCGTCGCAGTCGGTCGCGCTCGCCATCGGAGACAGCGACGGACCCGTCCCGCTCGGCGACGAACGGGAATTCGAAATCACCGCAAGCGACGTCGAGCAGGGCATCGGTGCCTACGAAATGACGGTGACGGTCGGCGACGCCGAGGTTGCTCGCATCACCGACGTTTCGTTCGCCAGCGAACCCGGCTTTTCGGAAGTTCACATCAGTGAGAACGGAACGAGCGCGGACATCGCCGTCGCAGGTGCCGAAGCGTCCGCATCGGACGAACAGGTTCTCGCAACCGTCTCGGTCGAGGGCGTCACCCTCAACGAGTCGACGACGCTCGAACTGACGCCGACCGCCGGGCCGTACGCCCAAAACGGAAGCAGTTACGGGGTCTCGGAAATCGACAACCGACAGGTGACTGTCGAACCCGGTGACGTGACCGGAAACGGGCAGAAGATGGCCGACCCCGACGGTGACGGCACGTTCGAAGACATCAACGGCGATGGCTCCGTGGATATCATCGACGCACAGGCGCTGTTCGTGAACCGCGAAAGCGACACCATGCAGTCGAACGTCGATGCGTTCGACCTGAACGACGACGGGAAGGTCAACGTGGGCGACGTGCAGCGACTGTTCTACGGCGCAGATGTCTAA
- a CDS encoding PGF-CTERM sorting domain-containing protein, giving the protein MRIRQTNWRTGLTAAAVALVTLLVVTGAAGTAMASPPSPPHRFFGTVEDDGELVSGATVEVVYEGSVVASDTTDSDGYFDLKVPEEHINTSGERTVTVTVRNQSKQFEWQSTGSTEVNFAFGDSDDGDDNTDGGGDGNTGGGGDGNTGGNGDGNTGGGGGGNTGGGAETTTSTSTSTPTTTTTMSPTTSETTQTATASPTASTTAATTTETTAANDTPTTGTGVPGFGVSAALMALLAAALLALRIE; this is encoded by the coding sequence ATGAGAATACGACAGACGAACTGGCGAACCGGGCTGACGGCCGCAGCGGTGGCACTCGTCACGCTGCTCGTCGTCACCGGTGCCGCGGGCACAGCAATGGCGTCGCCCCCGTCGCCGCCACATCGGTTCTTCGGGACCGTTGAAGACGACGGCGAACTAGTCTCCGGTGCCACCGTCGAAGTGGTGTACGAAGGTTCGGTCGTTGCGTCCGACACGACCGACTCGGACGGCTACTTCGACCTGAAGGTACCTGAAGAACACATCAACACCAGCGGGGAACGGACTGTGACCGTCACCGTCCGTAACCAGTCGAAGCAGTTCGAGTGGCAGTCGACGGGGTCGACCGAAGTGAACTTCGCTTTCGGCGACAGCGACGATGGCGATGACAACACCGACGGTGGCGGCGATGGTAACACCGGCGGTGGCGGCGACGGTAACACTGGCGGCAACGGCGATGGTAACACCGGCGGTGGCGGCGGCGGTAACACTGGCGGTGGCGCGGAAACGACAACGTCCACCTCCACGAGTACGCCCACGACAACCACAACGATGTCGCCGACTACGAGTGAAACGACGCAGACTGCGACGGCGTCACCCACCGCGAGCACGACGGCGGCAACCACGACGGAAACCACAGCGGCCAACGATACACCGACGACAGGGACCGGCGTCCCCGGCTTCGGTGTGAGCGCTGCGCTCATGGCCCTCCTTGCGGCCGCCCTGCTCGCGCTCCGAATCGAGTAG
- a CDS encoding PRC-barrel domain-containing protein: MALHSTTSVEPIPSVDGLPVYAASGNRIGEAIDLCVDLENDCVTGLLVSMDEPLANVEAGERGVRIPYRFVDGIADIIVLTSDPIIESVE; the protein is encoded by the coding sequence ATGGCCCTCCATTCAACGACGAGTGTCGAACCGATTCCGAGCGTCGACGGACTCCCTGTGTACGCAGCGTCGGGGAACCGCATTGGTGAGGCAATCGACCTCTGTGTCGACCTCGAAAACGACTGTGTGACGGGGCTTCTCGTCTCGATGGACGAGCCACTGGCGAACGTCGAAGCGGGGGAACGCGGCGTTCGAATCCCATACCGGTTCGTCGATGGCATTGCAGATATCATCGTCCTGACGAGCGACCCCATCATCGAATCCGTGGAGTGA
- a CDS encoding SDR family oxidoreductase: MTRVLVAGATGYLGRHAVQAFSNRGYSVRALSRPQSVDKLSTAGKYLEPAVRDDIDDLFVGTATDPDTLGGLCDDVDVVFSSLGVTRQQASHWEVDYEANRTILNLAAAAAVDQFVFVSVERPDLWGSLIEPREQFVAELHESGLSHTVVRPTGYFSDMTEFFEMARRGRAFLVGDGTAQMNPIHGADLAEVCVDAVGDSRSEFSVGGPDVFTYDEIAELAFDALDKSPTVTHLPKWLVDSLLTAVQPFNRRYAALGSAFSDILTTDVVAPKTGSHSLAEQYAKLAART; this comes from the coding sequence ATGACGCGTGTGTTGGTCGCCGGGGCAACCGGCTATCTCGGAAGGCACGCCGTACAGGCGTTCAGCAATCGGGGATACAGCGTCCGGGCGCTTTCGCGACCGCAGTCGGTGGACAAACTCTCGACCGCGGGGAAGTATCTCGAACCGGCAGTCCGCGACGATATTGATGACCTCTTTGTCGGGACTGCGACCGACCCAGACACTCTCGGGGGACTGTGCGACGATGTGGATGTCGTGTTTTCGTCGCTCGGAGTGACTCGTCAGCAGGCGAGCCACTGGGAGGTAGACTACGAGGCGAACCGGACGATTCTCAATCTCGCGGCTGCGGCGGCTGTCGACCAGTTCGTGTTCGTCTCGGTAGAGCGTCCGGACCTCTGGGGGTCGCTCATCGAACCGCGGGAGCAATTCGTCGCGGAACTCCACGAGTCGGGACTCTCACATACCGTCGTCCGCCCGACGGGCTACTTCTCAGATATGACCGAATTCTTCGAGATGGCACGCCGCGGCCGGGCGTTTCTCGTCGGCGACGGGACGGCACAGATGAATCCCATTCACGGGGCTGACCTCGCCGAGGTGTGTGTCGATGCCGTCGGCGACTCCCGAAGCGAATTCTCCGTTGGCGGTCCGGATGTCTTCACCTACGACGAGATTGCCGAACTCGCGTTTGATGCCCTCGACAAGTCGCCGACGGTGACGCACCTCCCGAAGTGGCTCGTCGATTCCCTACTGACGGCGGTCCAACCGTTCAATCGACGCTATGCAGCGCTGGGAAGTGCGTTCTCGGATATTCTCACGACCGACGTGGTTGCCCCGAAAACGGGGTCGCACTCGCTGGCGGAGCAGTACGCGAAGTTGGCGGCGCGTACGTGA
- the glmM gene encoding phosphoglucosamine mutase has product MFGTSGVRGPVGDLITPEFATALGQALAACGNNRVVVGRDARTTSPLLSDAASAALRSAGVEVVRAGQVSTPALARGVAWTDSDAGLMITASHNPPEDNGFKLWAPSGQAFGEDRRTEIEAALDADERSYAAWDAVGDESTAPDLTARHVDALCSAVDIEGDLSVVVDLGNGMGGATVEALRRLGCDVQTLNATPDGRFPGRPSEPTAETCETLCSVVAHTDADLGIAHDGDSDRMMAVDETGSFIEGDELLALFGREAVSSGERVAAPLNTSLVVDDVLDTQGASLTRTKVGDVFVAEAARDDDVVFGGEPSGAWIWPAETLCPDGPLAACKLVELIDRRGPLAAQREELASYPLRRTSVETDRKREVMSAVRSALLDTYDPDAVSTLDGVRVEEDDGWFLVRASGTQPLIRLTAEARDEARADALLADAREFVDDAR; this is encoded by the coding sequence ATGTTCGGAACGAGTGGTGTGCGGGGACCCGTCGGGGACCTGATCACGCCCGAGTTTGCGACAGCACTTGGACAGGCGCTCGCAGCCTGTGGGAACAACCGCGTCGTCGTCGGCCGTGACGCACGAACGACCAGCCCGCTTCTTTCCGATGCAGCGAGTGCGGCGCTCCGAAGTGCTGGTGTGGAAGTCGTCCGCGCCGGTCAAGTGTCGACGCCGGCGCTCGCACGCGGTGTCGCGTGGACCGACTCGGACGCTGGACTAATGATTACCGCCTCGCACAACCCGCCGGAAGATAACGGATTCAAACTGTGGGCCCCGTCCGGCCAAGCGTTCGGCGAGGACCGGCGCACGGAAATCGAAGCCGCGCTCGACGCCGACGAGCGGTCATACGCGGCGTGGGACGCTGTCGGCGACGAGTCGACTGCACCGGACCTCACCGCCCGACACGTCGATGCGCTCTGTTCGGCAGTCGATATCGAAGGCGACCTTTCGGTCGTCGTCGACCTCGGAAACGGCATGGGTGGCGCGACCGTCGAGGCCCTCCGTCGACTGGGGTGTGACGTACAGACACTCAATGCCACGCCCGACGGTCGCTTCCCCGGCCGGCCGAGTGAGCCAACGGCCGAAACCTGCGAGACACTGTGTTCGGTCGTCGCACATACGGACGCCGACCTCGGCATTGCACACGACGGCGATTCCGACCGCATGATGGCTGTCGACGAAACGGGGTCGTTCATCGAAGGCGACGAACTCCTCGCGCTGTTCGGTCGTGAGGCCGTATCCTCCGGCGAACGCGTCGCCGCCCCGCTCAACACGAGTCTCGTCGTCGACGACGTACTCGACACGCAGGGCGCGTCGCTCACCCGGACGAAAGTCGGCGACGTGTTCGTCGCGGAGGCGGCCCGTGACGACGATGTCGTCTTCGGCGGCGAACCGAGCGGCGCGTGGATTTGGCCCGCGGAGACGCTCTGCCCCGACGGTCCGCTGGCGGCGTGCAAGCTCGTCGAACTCATCGACCGACGCGGCCCGCTCGCAGCGCAGCGCGAAGAACTCGCGTCGTACCCACTGCGACGGACAAGTGTCGAAACCGACCGGAAACGCGAAGTGATGAGCGCGGTCCGCAGTGCGCTCTTAGATACCTACGACCCTGACGCCGTATCGACGCTCGACGGCGTCCGCGTCGAAGAGGACGACGGCTGGTTCCTCGTTCGCGCGAGCGGGACACAGCCGTTGATTCGGTTGACTGCCGAAGCCCGCGACGAGGCCCGTGCGGATGCGTTGTTGGCCGACGCTCGGGAGTTCGTCGACGACGCCCGGTAA